ACACAGCCGCTGGCCCCCTCGAGCGCGGGAAAATCCAAGATGTCAGCCAAACAGACAAATCCTGCTGGCAAATCGCCAGCCAAACTGGACACAGCAGCCGGTGCTGCTCTGGACAAGGAGGAAACCAATAGCCAGAAGAAGAAAGCACAAGCAGCCGAAGCGGCGGAGGTTGGTGAGAAAAATCGTTCCCCCAAAGCGACCCCGAAGGGTGTCGAGCCGGAGGTTCCATCTACACCAACCAACGGTGGCGATTCGTTGATCGGACGCCCGCTGCGTTCCATTTCCGGCCGCCGCTCGACACGCCCGATTGCGGACATTAAATTCACGCATCATCGTCGCTCAGCCGCTAACGATTCAATTTCCAGCATGAACGTTACGATTGGTTCGGAGATTGGGAACGATAGTCTGCTGTTGCGTACGCCGGGATCTGCGTCGCGTAAACGCAAAGACATGACGCCTGAATCGACTTCGGATGATGCGCCGGTGGTAGAAAGTCCGAAACGCGCACGGCTCGATTTCAGCGGTTTGCTCGGCATGGTCGCCACACCGGTGACGATGCTGAAGAATCGACTGTCGCGTGTCAAGCTGCACAGCACACCGCGCTCGCTGACCGTTGATGAGGAGGATGCCTCGAAGGTGGTAACGGCTgaagccaccaccaccactaccaacaATACGCCGACCGAGAAGGCTACAGATGCTGCTGGTGGTAACGCAATGGAGGTAGATGTGGCCGCAAAGGAAAAGGCTGACGAAGCCGGCCAGAAGTCGGTACCGGAGAAGGATACAGAGGGAGACCAACAACAGCTGCCGGAAGGTTCCTCCGCCAGCACCGTTGCTGATGATGAGGTTGAGGTGAAGATCGTCACCGATCAGCAGCAACCGCCGAAGCAGTGGTGTAGTATTATGTAAAGATAATATGGCACAACCCATGTAATCGCAACCACCAAGgactctctctatctctttaTCAACCTTACACAGTTTAAACCTCCTTAACTTCCAATCTCCCTTCGGATTCCCTACAAACATGCCCTGGTGTGTTGCATTTGTATTGGTGtccttttcccattttttaaaagaaaggaaaaccttTTCTTCCCGCAGAATCGTCAAGGTTCGATTTGTTTCGGGAAGTGTAAATCGGTAAATAATTATACTTCGCCTCTACGTTGGTTTGGTTCACAAACCACCTGCCTGGAGATTATCAcaaatattcttttatttacatGTAGATGTATCatgtatatgtttttttttgtgtttcaacTCCAATTCGTTTCAAAGATCAATTTACGTGGTGGATTAAACTGTCGACAGTAGCGAGGAAAGCGTATGCAATTAAGTTTCTTTCAGTTTGCTTACTGATCATTATACAGAAACATTAGCTATACAGAAACATTACGATCATCATTGATTAGAAAGACCATCATGTACATCACCATCAACACGTGGTTCGATAGATGATTGTAGGTGAATACCCGCTGTGTAGTTCGATGGAGTGGAGTTAGTGGAGTTTAGGAATAAAGGCAATTTTTATGTAGAGCAGGAAAGGATGGATGAattctttaattaaaaattggaACTGTATTTCTTTTAATACCTTTTTCTACTCTACCCCCCGAAAGATGTGTACCACCTACTGGACACACGTGTGTGTCCGTCTTCCTCCCCCGCGCATAAACGGAAACAAATTAGTATGTAGTGCAAGTgtgttctctctttctctaatCGCTAAACGAATGCATGTTTAGGTGGCATAATGAGTAGAAACAGTGTGTACACCGTATAGGATTATTATTAGCGGATGCATCGAACGTAAAGTGCACCGCAGCAGAATAAACCCACTAATGAGAAGCAGGTTGTGTAGGAATGCGGTGTAACATTTAAGCAGTTCTGCAGAGTCCTGTGAAAAAGCTCAATTTTGGCCACAAAATAGTACGATTAACATATCACACGACGTAAATTTTACAGACAGAAGaacaaatgcaacaaaacaaatttgagAAGGCAAATTTTGTTTCAGTACAACTCCACTCATCAGCGGAcaaaatgtgaaataaatcaaaccagAATCTGTTTTACGGAAACGATTTAATTTGGAAAACGAATAGAACTGTAGTGATTTTGTTGGATTAAATAAGTAGTTAACGAAAGAAATAATGTGTATAATACAATACAGAGAAAtataaagtaattaaaatccTGTTTGTGAACAAAAGCTGATATTTGCTTTTTCACCGGTCGATGCGAAGTTATTTGCGCCAAAAGATGCGTTTATGATATGAAAAAAGCTGCATGGACTGTCCCTACCATAATGTCCGAGGATCGACGAGAGTTTTTAAATGTCctagcagtggaggatcaatccccttggaggcccagggcctataattttgctacggcattatcgctgttagggaggtgtacttcaaacatgatttaacaacaccagcaaagtctcggaaagaaacctcccttgcgtacatctcagagttctgttgcgtagccctgtaaacgagcttagtaagctagtctatatataatcgtttgtatgcgctaaggagaaccataacgccactacttggatcgcattttttatgatttacgttcatttacgattcctgattagtccaacgccttctacgattttcgcccaaggtacagttttcaatcggtttagtTTACGGTAACAATTAGAGAAATTTCtaagaaacctgtttcgctcatgttgatgttttaggcgatgaacaacacaattattttcagatttgcgataccaggaaaacatgtttttcaagaggtgacacctgcagtgcagaataaatttgcccatcactattgtattgcatactatcaaatccgtgagagcgatcgctagtgtaaggaagatggatgaaacggaaatcatccttcatttcgctcaaactttccatcggctggtacgaaattccatacaaaaccagttgttttcagatttccgataccaggaaagcatccacggaagaggtagcacctagtacagcaattttggtcgaaaaccgccgaaaggtatgcaatatttatacactaactttcccgttggtcgtgaaaaaattcttcaaaaactaccaatttccgaatgtatagtaccaggagagcatccacggaagaggtagctcctggtactgcgccgtaaggtatgcaatgtttaaacactaactttgcaaccaacttgcaatgcaatgcgccgtaaggtatgcaatgtttatacactaactttgcaaccgacttgcaatgcaaagaagaaactTGCATGTACCAGCCGATCAAGATGTCGCGCAAGATggtgcgaccaacgggaaagttagtgtttaaacattgcgtacctttaggcggttttcgagtaaaatttatgtacaaggtgctacctgttccgtggatgctctcctggtactatacattcggaattcctggtgcaatttcgtttatactttaaagtcacaaagtcgatactcttctctgcatttaatttatcacatagaaacaaatgttttatataaccaaggaagatattttgatcacttttttatcttttaaaattaattttttgctataaaatacctctgctgttaaatttccaaaaatcgcacaatcggcacaaattttttggggcccccaacacggcgaagccctaggcgaccacctactccgcctactgTTTGATCCGCCGATGTGTCCTAGGACATCGTAACCAAGTAACGCAGATTGCGTGTGATTCCATTGCATCTTATGTCCTCTTTTCCTTAGAGGGTTGGGATGGTCGAATTGAGAATTGAAGGTGATTTTTGAGATAATTATTACGTCACAATCGTTAGGCGAACATATTTAGGATATCCTAATCATCTAACGCACGGAGTTATCTTATCGGTGTACACTATCAGGAATTGAATTGTGAGCCAGTTAGGATTTAAGGGTTACCATTTCCGTTTAAGTCACCATTTCGCAAAGTAATCCCTTTTTGAACGGTAAGGTAAGTTTAATTCATGCTTTCGGCTTGATCCAAGTACCCAAGGTtatacaaaatacaaaaggaaagaagaaagatTATGAATATCAATATCCAAGTAGCATGCCTCAAAGCGGCAAAGTGACCACGGTTATCGGTGTATTttttaacaatgtttttttctttatcacaCCCATAGCAATTCGGTAACCTGTCAATTTGACAGTGCGTTTGGATCTCGGATAACATACTGGTAGCATAAACCGCCTGCTAATAGTCAGTCTGTTCCAATTGGTGTTTTTGCTGCAGCTGTTACAATGTGGTGCTTGGCGGCTTTTGTGGGTCTCTTGTATGCCCTGTGTGATGTGAACTACTTCATACGGGTGTTCTCCACCGTGCTACACGTGGTACTGTTCCCCGGTACAATCAAGGTCACGGACAAGCACACCATCTACGGTGAGTGAGTGTGAGTCACTTCTCTCGCGTACCAGTTGTTTACCACCGTGGTTGTGTTTACTTTCCGCAGGTTTCTGCACAACGCAGGATGTCGATTTCCTGCTGAACCATATGAACAATGGGCGATATCTGCGTGAGCTAGACTTCTGCCGGTTTTACTGGTACGGACGGTCACGCTTTTGGCCGCTCGGCAACGCGAAGAATCTTCTGCAGGGCGAATGTATGGTACGGTACCGGCGCATGCTGCCCATCTTCAAACCGTACAAGGTGGAAACCCAAATGATCTGGTGGGACGAACGGTCAATCTACTTTGAGCATAAGTTTATCACACTACACGACGGGTTTATCCGTACGGTCGCATATTCACGCCAGCGTGCCATCGGGGTCGATTTGCTCGAGTACGTCCAGCAGTTCCCGGAGTGTCGCCAACGGCCAGAACAACCGGCCGTCCTGAAAGGTTGGATGGAATCGAATGAAGTGAGCAGCCAGCAGCTTCGCAAGTGAAGACGATGCAGCTTTCTCCTGATTGCTGACACGGCCGATCGTACCTTTTTGATTTCTCTATTTCACTCGATCGCTATTAATGCTGGAAACCCAGGTGAGAAGTACGCACACGAAGGTGTGCGTTAAAATTGTGAATACGCACACAACCGCACACATAGTTTAGAAAGCGCCtactgcaacaacagcaggttTTCCATCGCAAAGCAGTGTGTCGAACCATAGTCGTTGAATGGTTTCTGCCGAGTGTGCACCTGTAATAATTAACAAATCACGGTAAGAGCTATTTGAGTGCATTCTTTATAAAATCGTGTACTTTTGCGTTACTACAGTGCGTGCGTATGAtttgtgtg
The Anopheles moucheti chromosome 2, idAnoMoucSN_F20_07, whole genome shotgun sequence genome window above contains:
- the LOC128305238 gene encoding uncharacterized protein LOC128305238, which encodes MSLQVSNQNPSGRRTPQVYQGFGAAPSVTTTPTATNGGGPANATGGSVGRPAKGNNKQSQIPVAIGSIVGTPSNSDTIAPQTPVVHAATTDASPGKKQIQTDHLYGMKLQQGGSMVPVPTGTNRPSTTNGSQPAGNEKLRKSSTGGGGEGLGSKKPEPTAAQLPVLGEGGAAKGRAPTNARTQQKQSSDEVATAKASAEQQPKSEKKVNLEFDHSLMFEKSLKGFTSDGEEMDSLLLEPWDIEDTQPLAPSSAGKSKMSAKQTNPAGKSPAKLDTAAGAALDKEETNSQKKKAQAAEAAEVGEKNRSPKATPKGVEPEVPSTPTNGGDSLIGRPLRSISGRRSTRPIADIKFTHHRRSAANDSISSMNVTIGSEIGNDSLLLRTPGSASRKRKDMTPESTSDDAPVVESPKRARLDFSGLLGMVATPVTMLKNRLSRVKLHSTPRSLTVDEEDASKVVTAEATTTTTNNTPTEKATDAAGGNAMEVDVAAKEKADEAGQKSVPEKDTEGDQQQLPEGSSASTVADDEVEVKIVTDQQQPPKQWCSIM
- the LOC128309474 gene encoding protein THEM6-like, with product MWCLAAFVGLLYALCDVNYFIRVFSTVLHVVLFPGTIKVTDKHTIYGFCTTQDVDFLLNHMNNGRYLRELDFCRFYWYGRSRFWPLGNAKNLLQGECMVRYRRMLPIFKPYKVETQMIWWDERSIYFEHKFITLHDGFIRTVAYSRQRAIGVDLLEYVQQFPECRQRPEQPAVLKGWMESNEVSSQQLRK